One part of the Anaeromyxobacter sp. Fw109-5 genome encodes these proteins:
- the purQ gene encoding phosphoribosylformylglycinamidine synthase subunit PurQ, producing MKIGIVTFPGSNCDHDVYHVVKHSMGAPAEYVWHKDRLPAGLDAVILPGGFSYGDYLRCGALARFSPVMEDVVAFAKSGGPVVGICNGFQILCESGLLPGVLMRNASLKFICRDVTLRVEGAETPLTRGLAGATLTMPVAHAEGNYFADAATLDRLEGEGDVVFRYVGGAPNGAARDIAGIAGGPRRNVVGLMPHPERAAEAILGRDDGRRLFESLLA from the coding sequence ATGAAGATCGGGATCGTCACCTTCCCCGGCTCGAACTGCGACCACGACGTCTACCACGTGGTGAAGCACTCCATGGGCGCGCCGGCCGAGTACGTCTGGCACAAGGACCGGCTGCCGGCCGGCCTCGACGCGGTGATCCTGCCCGGCGGCTTCAGCTACGGCGACTACCTCCGCTGCGGCGCGCTCGCGCGCTTCTCGCCGGTGATGGAGGACGTCGTCGCGTTCGCGAAGAGCGGCGGGCCGGTGGTCGGCATCTGCAACGGCTTCCAGATCCTCTGCGAGTCGGGGCTCCTGCCCGGCGTGCTCATGCGCAACGCGTCGCTCAAGTTCATCTGCCGCGACGTCACCCTGCGCGTCGAGGGGGCCGAGACGCCGCTCACCCGCGGGCTCGCCGGGGCGACGCTGACCATGCCGGTGGCGCACGCGGAGGGGAACTACTTCGCGGACGCAGCCACGCTCGATCGCCTCGAGGGCGAGGGCGACGTCGTGTTCCGCTACGTCGGCGGCGCGCCGAACGGCGCCGCGCGCGACATCGCCGGCATCGCCGGCGGCCCGCGCCGGAACGTCGTGGGGCTCATGCCGCACCCCGAGCGCGCGGCCGAGGCGATCCTCGGGCGCGACGACGGACGGCGGCTGTTCGAGTCGCTGCTCGCCTGA
- a CDS encoding TldD/PmbA family protein produces the protein MSDLLEITRRAAELALKKGASEAAVGAYRARHVEVAWRDGKVEKVSEATTRGIGLDLYVDGRYASVSTSDLRPDALDRFIEDSVALARTLAPDPYRRLPEPELYRGQANVDLELEDPSYAGVTAAQRRQEAGAVEAAAREVRGAEAILSVSTSVSDTRAESALVHTNGFEGERRGTDFWIGAEVTVQDPDGRRPEEYAASGGRFRSAMEAPEVMGRRAAERAIARIGTKKGESAVLTMAVDNRASGRIVGALFGPLAAAPIQQKRSFMEGKLGATVGSALLDVRDDPFVPRGLGSRLYDGEGIAARPFPVFDRGVLRSYYVDTYYGRKLGIPPTTSRSSNLAWSLGERSPEQLLADLGEGVLVTGFLGGNSNGTTGDFSLGVRGFRIRGGRLAEPVGEMNVSGNHVELWNRLVAVGNDPYPYSSMRTPTLVFEGVQFAGT, from the coding sequence ATGTCCGACCTCCTCGAGATCACCCGCCGCGCCGCCGAGCTCGCGCTGAAGAAGGGCGCGAGCGAGGCCGCCGTCGGCGCCTATCGCGCCCGCCACGTCGAGGTCGCCTGGCGCGACGGCAAGGTGGAGAAGGTGTCGGAGGCCACCACCCGCGGGATCGGCCTCGACCTGTACGTGGACGGCCGCTACGCCTCGGTGTCCACGAGCGACCTGCGCCCCGACGCGCTCGACCGCTTCATCGAGGACTCCGTCGCGCTCGCGCGCACGCTCGCGCCCGACCCGTACCGTCGGCTGCCGGAGCCGGAGCTCTACCGCGGGCAGGCGAACGTGGACCTCGAGCTCGAGGACCCGAGCTACGCCGGCGTCACCGCCGCGCAGCGGCGGCAGGAGGCCGGCGCGGTCGAGGCGGCCGCGCGCGAGGTCCGCGGCGCGGAGGCGATCCTGTCGGTGTCGACGAGCGTCTCGGACACGCGCGCCGAGAGCGCGCTCGTCCACACGAACGGCTTCGAGGGCGAGCGCCGGGGGACCGACTTCTGGATCGGCGCCGAGGTGACGGTGCAGGATCCCGACGGCCGCCGGCCCGAGGAGTACGCGGCGAGCGGAGGGCGCTTCCGCAGCGCGATGGAGGCGCCGGAGGTGATGGGCCGGCGCGCGGCGGAGCGGGCGATCGCGCGCATCGGCACGAAGAAGGGCGAGTCCGCGGTGCTGACGATGGCCGTCGACAACCGGGCCTCCGGCCGGATCGTCGGCGCGCTCTTCGGCCCGCTGGCCGCGGCCCCCATCCAGCAGAAGCGCTCCTTCATGGAGGGGAAGCTCGGCGCCACGGTCGGCAGCGCACTCCTCGACGTGCGGGACGATCCGTTCGTGCCGCGGGGCCTCGGCTCCCGGCTGTACGACGGCGAGGGCATCGCGGCGCGGCCGTTCCCGGTGTTCGATCGCGGCGTGCTCCGGAGCTACTACGTCGACACGTACTACGGCCGGAAGCTCGGCATCCCGCCCACCACCTCGCGCAGCTCCAACCTCGCCTGGTCGCTCGGCGAGCGCTCGCCGGAGCAGCTCCTCGCCGACCTCGGGGAGGGCGTGCTGGTGACCGGCTTCCTGGGCGGCAACTCGAACGGCACGACCGGTGACTTCTCGCTGGGTGTGCGCGGCTTCCGGATCCGCGGCGGCCGGCTGGCAGAGCCGGTCGGGGAGATGAACGTCTCCGGCAACCACGTCGAGCTCTGGAATCGCCTGGTCGCCGTGGGCAACGACCCGTACCCGTACTCCTCGATGCGCACGCCCACGCTGGTGTTCGAGGGGGTCCAGTTCGCCGGTACGTGA
- a CDS encoding alpha/beta hydrolase translates to MYLDIQGPAGRLEAIVEEPLGEHRATPRFAALVCHPHPRFGGTMHTHAAHRLAKAVRASGGVALRFNFRGVGRSAGTYDGGRGEADDARAALAWLARERPELPRLLGGFSFGAWIALGVGGDDPAVRGLLLAGLALRSADLDVSRDAARVAEVEKPIAIVQAASDEFGSPAEVELALAGSRGPRRLAPVPGATHLFTEDLEALQREAEASLAWILAETGL, encoded by the coding sequence ATGTACCTCGACATCCAGGGTCCCGCGGGACGGCTCGAGGCCATCGTCGAGGAGCCGCTGGGCGAGCACCGGGCGACGCCCCGGTTCGCGGCGCTGGTGTGCCACCCCCACCCGCGCTTCGGCGGCACGATGCACACGCACGCCGCTCACCGGCTCGCGAAGGCGGTGCGCGCGTCCGGCGGCGTCGCGCTCCGGTTCAACTTCCGCGGCGTGGGCCGCAGCGCCGGGACCTACGACGGCGGGCGGGGCGAGGCGGACGACGCGCGGGCGGCGCTCGCCTGGCTCGCGCGCGAGCGGCCGGAGCTGCCTCGGCTCCTGGGCGGCTTCTCGTTCGGTGCGTGGATCGCGCTCGGGGTGGGCGGCGACGATCCGGCGGTGCGAGGGCTCCTCCTCGCAGGCCTCGCCCTGCGCTCCGCGGACCTCGACGTGAGCCGGGACGCCGCCAGGGTGGCCGAGGTGGAGAAGCCGATCGCCATCGTCCAGGCGGCGAGCGACGAGTTCGGCTCGCCGGCGGAGGTCGAGCTCGCCCTCGCAGGCTCGCGCGGCCCGCGGCGGCTCGCGCCCGTGCCGGGCGCGACGCACCTCTTCACGGAGGACCTGGAGGCGCTACAGCGCGAGGCGGAGGCGTCGCTCGCCTGGATCCTCGCAGAGACAGGGCTGTAG
- a CDS encoding hemolysin family protein encodes MDPSIRHFLVLAASAAALLAVRALVAALEAALVAVGTPRAQELAADPSAGPQARALASLLAEPEITAFTLRATVTFATVFAGVLAAAAGAAIAPGSPWLAGVGIAAGAVLLSLPLAAGARGLGAAHGETVALALAPPFRLLRRIARPFAAVVGLLAGKRARFSNPPPPLDEMERALSEYARVHGVAGGGATTSELIHAVFEFRDKIARDVMVPRTEVVALDVDTPVHEILRLMAEEGHSRMPIYRGSLDHILGVLHARDLVPMLAHPELIVLRDILRPAHFVPWSKPIDQLLREMQRRQLHMALVVDEYGGVMGVCTLEDVLEQIVGDIGDEFDQAEGRSVEAHGDGSFTVLGATAIAEFNASAAAAIPEDQGVETMAGFLNSLAGAIPAKGDRFFWRGWVFTVADGDSRKVTKVRAARVKRA; translated from the coding sequence ATGGACCCTTCGATCCGTCACTTCCTCGTGCTCGCAGCCTCCGCCGCGGCGCTCCTCGCGGTGCGGGCCCTGGTGGCCGCCCTGGAGGCGGCGCTCGTCGCCGTGGGCACTCCCCGCGCGCAGGAGCTCGCGGCGGATCCGTCGGCGGGGCCCCAGGCGCGGGCGCTCGCCTCGCTGCTCGCCGAGCCGGAGATCACCGCCTTCACCCTGCGCGCGACGGTGACGTTCGCGACCGTCTTCGCGGGGGTGCTCGCCGCCGCCGCCGGCGCGGCCATCGCCCCCGGCTCGCCGTGGCTCGCGGGCGTCGGGATCGCGGCCGGCGCGGTGCTCCTCTCGCTGCCGCTCGCCGCCGGCGCGCGCGGCCTGGGCGCCGCCCACGGCGAGACGGTGGCGCTCGCCCTGGCGCCGCCGTTCCGGCTGCTGCGCCGGATCGCCCGCCCGTTCGCGGCGGTGGTGGGCCTCCTCGCCGGGAAGCGCGCCCGCTTCTCCAACCCGCCGCCGCCGCTCGACGAGATGGAGCGCGCCCTCTCGGAGTACGCCCGCGTCCACGGCGTCGCCGGCGGTGGGGCCACCACGAGCGAGCTCATCCACGCGGTCTTCGAGTTCCGCGACAAGATCGCCCGCGACGTGATGGTGCCGCGCACCGAGGTGGTGGCGCTCGACGTGGACACGCCGGTGCACGAGATCCTGCGGCTCATGGCCGAGGAGGGGCACTCGCGGATGCCGATCTACCGCGGGAGCCTCGATCACATCCTCGGTGTCCTCCACGCGCGCGACCTCGTCCCGATGCTCGCGCACCCGGAGCTCATCGTGCTGCGGGACATCCTGCGGCCCGCCCACTTCGTCCCCTGGTCCAAGCCGATCGACCAGCTCCTGCGCGAGATGCAGCGCCGCCAGCTGCACATGGCGCTCGTGGTGGACGAGTACGGCGGCGTGATGGGCGTGTGCACCCTCGAGGACGTCCTCGAGCAGATCGTCGGGGACATCGGCGACGAGTTCGATCAGGCCGAGGGCAGGTCGGTGGAGGCCCACGGCGACGGCTCGTTCACCGTCCTCGGGGCCACGGCCATCGCCGAGTTCAACGCGTCGGCGGCCGCCGCGATCCCGGAGGACCAGGGGGTCGAGACCATGGCCGGCTTCCTCAACTCGCTCGCCGGCGCCATCCCCGCGAAGGGCGACCGGTTCTTCTGGCGCGGCTGGGTGTTCACCGTCGCCGACGGCGACTCGCGCAAGGTGACCAAGGTCCGCGCCGCGCGCGTGAAGCGCGCCTGA
- a CDS encoding response regulator transcription factor — MVSVLVVDDESDIREAVSEVLADEGYVVHGAGDGAEALRKARAVHPNIVLLDLMMPGMNGWEFRAAQKGDPELSDIPVVVLSALGRVAGMDAARFIQKPFDLDELLDAVRQYADGHVGGRVDGPHAPM; from the coding sequence ATGGTCTCCGTACTTGTGGTGGACGACGAGAGTGACATCCGCGAGGCGGTGTCGGAGGTGCTTGCGGACGAGGGCTACGTGGTTCACGGGGCCGGCGACGGCGCCGAGGCGCTGCGCAAGGCGCGCGCCGTCCACCCGAACATCGTGCTCCTCGACCTGATGATGCCGGGCATGAACGGCTGGGAGTTCCGCGCCGCGCAGAAGGGCGATCCGGAGCTCTCGGACATCCCGGTGGTCGTGCTCTCGGCGCTCGGGCGCGTGGCCGGCATGGACGCGGCGCGCTTCATCCAGAAGCCGTTCGATCTCGACGAGCTCCTCGACGCGGTCCGCCAGTACGCCGACGGTCACGTCGGCGGGCGAGTGGACGGTCCGCACGCGCCGATGTGA
- the purS gene encoding phosphoribosylformylglycinamidine synthase subunit PurS, whose product MAKKARVYVTLKRGVLDPQGSAVNRALHAMGYGEVSDVRLGKFIEVTIDERAPEAEERKRLEEMCRKLLANTVIEDFRIEL is encoded by the coding sequence ATGGCGAAGAAGGCGCGGGTGTACGTCACGCTCAAGCGGGGGGTCCTGGATCCCCAGGGCTCCGCCGTGAACCGGGCGCTCCACGCGATGGGCTACGGCGAGGTCTCGGACGTCCGCCTCGGGAAGTTCATCGAGGTGACGATCGACGAGCGCGCGCCCGAGGCGGAGGAGCGCAAGCGGCTCGAGGAGATGTGCAGGAAGCTCCTCGCGAACACGGTCATCGAGGATTTCCGGATCGAGCTGTGA